A window of Fodinibius salicampi contains these coding sequences:
- a CDS encoding HPr family phosphocarrier protein produces MIKEKVTIVNNAGLHARPAAALVKLASKFESDFFIHMYGYKVNGKSILGVMTLAAEQGAELELEIDGPDEKEAAESIIELIEDGFGEVYEEDE; encoded by the coding sequence ATGATCAAAGAAAAAGTTACTATTGTGAATAATGCCGGACTTCATGCACGTCCGGCGGCGGCGCTTGTTAAATTAGCCAGCAAATTTGAATCTGATTTTTTTATCCACATGTATGGCTACAAGGTAAATGGGAAGAGTATTTTAGGTGTGATGACTCTGGCCGCTGAACAAGGAGCCGAATTGGAACTTGAGATTGATGGTCCGGACGAAAAGGAGGCCGCGGAATCGATTATTGAACTGATTGAAGATGGATTTGGTGAGGTGTATGAAGAAGATGAGTGA
- a CDS encoding lipopolysaccharide biosynthesis protein: MGVIIRQSIKNTIISYVGIGLGFVTTILLFPRIITLDQYGLTRLLISLSVVCSQFAHMGINNVVIRFFPYFQHSKRSRSRFLSLILLIPLGGFLLFSLIYLLFDDLFIFYFNDQSTLFADYYLYLIPLVFATLFFEVINNYVRALQDSVTGSFLNEVLMRVLIILLLVIYDFGWISFTLFMIGFVSIYCIQPFYLLTYLYRRGELSLAFPILNKRSKFLKGMGVYGAYSLLGGLATLLVGNIDIIMLGAMTNLDDTAVYAIAFYVGSVIAVPQRSIVKIASPVLADLIKQKQFNQVDSLYKRTSLNQLIGGVLLYVGIWANMHNLMFLLPEEYHGAQWIIIIIGAAKLFNMATGINGSIILNSKYYRFDLYTNILLIVLTITTNYFLIQLWGMLGAATATAISIFVYNFVKFVYVWIKLDMQPFRWNAFAVILIATACLGIASQIPYLYNFIIDLVVRSSVITLIFTGAILLFNLSDDVENLLKEGYKRLYNFIFS, encoded by the coding sequence TTGGGCGTAATTATTCGACAGAGCATAAAAAACACTATTATTTCCTATGTGGGAATAGGGTTGGGCTTTGTCACTACAATCCTACTCTTTCCCCGCATTATAACGCTCGATCAGTATGGACTTACCCGACTGCTCATTTCTCTTTCCGTGGTATGCTCCCAATTTGCCCATATGGGTATCAACAATGTGGTTATCCGCTTTTTTCCCTATTTCCAGCATTCGAAACGCTCTCGGAGCCGCTTCCTTTCACTCATCTTGTTAATACCGTTGGGAGGATTTCTGCTCTTCTCACTGATTTACCTGCTATTTGATGATCTTTTTATCTTCTATTTTAATGATCAATCCACGCTTTTCGCCGACTATTACCTCTATCTAATTCCCCTGGTGTTTGCTACTCTTTTTTTTGAAGTCATCAATAATTATGTCCGCGCTCTACAAGATTCGGTCACCGGCTCTTTTCTGAATGAAGTCCTGATGCGAGTGCTTATCATTCTGTTATTGGTTATCTACGATTTTGGGTGGATCTCTTTCACGCTTTTCATGATTGGCTTTGTTAGCATTTACTGTATTCAACCCTTTTATCTGCTGACCTACCTTTACCGTCGGGGAGAACTCTCGCTGGCTTTCCCCATACTCAATAAAAGATCAAAGTTTCTCAAAGGGATGGGGGTCTACGGCGCCTATTCTCTGCTCGGCGGACTCGCAACTTTACTGGTTGGCAATATTGATATTATCATGCTCGGGGCTATGACTAATCTCGACGATACGGCCGTGTATGCGATCGCCTTTTATGTCGGGTCTGTTATCGCGGTCCCTCAGCGTTCAATTGTGAAGATAGCTTCACCTGTATTAGCAGACCTTATCAAACAGAAACAGTTCAACCAGGTTGATTCGCTTTACAAACGTACTTCCCTGAATCAACTTATTGGCGGTGTATTGCTCTACGTTGGTATCTGGGCTAACATGCACAACCTGATGTTTTTACTACCTGAAGAATATCATGGAGCGCAATGGATTATTATCATAATAGGAGCTGCTAAACTTTTTAATATGGCTACCGGCATCAATGGAAGCATTATACTGAACTCCAAGTATTATCGGTTTGATCTCTATACAAACATCTTGCTAATCGTGCTTACCATTACTACCAACTACTTTCTTATTCAGCTTTGGGGAATGCTAGGTGCAGCTACGGCCACTGCCATTTCAATATTTGTTTATAATTTTGTCAAGTTCGTATATGTTTGGATTAAGTTAGATATGCAGCCTTTCCGATGGAATGCTTTTGCTGTGATCCTTATCGCAACCGCCTGTTTAGGTATTGCATCCCAAATCCCTTATCTCTATAACTTTATCATCGACTTAGTGGTACGGTCTTCCGTTATTACCCTCATCTTTACCGGAGCTATTTTATTATTTAACCTCTCTGATGATGTAGAAAACCTGCTTAAGGAAGGATATAAGCGCTTATATAACTTTATCTTTAGCTAA
- the gatC gene encoding Asp-tRNA(Asn)/Glu-tRNA(Gln) amidotransferase subunit GatC translates to MSVTKEDVKYVADLAHLQLTEEESDSLVNDMNQILDYMTTLEELDTSNVEPLEHVIDLEYRLRNDEAKEPVDHEEALKNAPDADSDYFRVPRVIE, encoded by the coding sequence ATGTCTGTAACAAAAGAAGATGTTAAATATGTAGCTGATCTGGCTCATCTGCAGCTTACCGAAGAGGAAAGCGACTCATTAGTTAATGATATGAACCAGATTTTGGATTACATGACAACGTTAGAAGAGCTGGATACTTCCAACGTTGAACCATTGGAACATGTCATTGATCTGGAATATCGTCTGCGCAACGACGAGGCGAAAGAACCTGTAGATCACGAGGAAGCACTTAAAAATGCGCCGGATGCCGATAGCGACTACTTTCGGGTACCACGTGTTATTGAATAA
- a CDS encoding ATP-grasp fold amidoligase family protein, with product MKRGIKQILRKLFWGFYRHLLSDKWYARVRYWLELDEWPDLENPQKFTEKIQWIKLNERTQLRQLAANRLAVRDWVDKKIGKSHLVPLIDSFDTLTQPIWESLPQQFVLKANHGCGMLSIIRDKENEHLNTIQQSTEEWKQTNYYRFGREWAYKGLPRKILAEELLLTQKGTIPKDYKLFCFHGKVKLIQVDYDRFGNQKRNLFNPDFEPIEGRLLYPPYEQPVQCPKNIDEAINIAEALAADFSFIRVDLYLLENHIYFGELTNYPGNGFVPFQPEELEYKVGSWLDLNRELT from the coding sequence ATGAAAAGAGGTATTAAACAGATACTCAGAAAACTCTTCTGGGGTTTTTACAGACATTTGCTTTCCGACAAGTGGTATGCAAGAGTGCGCTACTGGCTGGAGCTGGATGAATGGCCTGATCTCGAAAATCCTCAAAAATTTACCGAAAAAATACAATGGATAAAGCTTAACGAACGAACACAACTTCGGCAACTAGCAGCAAACCGCCTTGCAGTCAGAGATTGGGTAGACAAAAAAATAGGCAAAAGTCATCTGGTTCCACTCATAGATTCCTTTGATACCCTTACCCAACCCATTTGGGAATCTCTACCCCAACAATTTGTATTGAAAGCCAACCACGGCTGCGGAATGCTTTCAATAATAAGAGACAAAGAGAACGAACACTTAAACACTATTCAACAAAGTACAGAAGAGTGGAAGCAGACCAACTATTACCGATTCGGACGAGAGTGGGCCTACAAGGGATTACCCAGAAAAATCCTTGCTGAAGAATTACTGCTCACTCAAAAAGGAACCATCCCCAAAGACTATAAATTGTTTTGTTTCCATGGGAAAGTGAAACTAATACAGGTCGACTACGATCGCTTTGGCAATCAGAAACGAAATTTATTTAATCCCGATTTTGAACCTATTGAAGGCAGGCTACTTTATCCTCCCTACGAGCAACCTGTGCAATGCCCCAAAAATATTGATGAGGCGATTAACATTGCCGAAGCTTTGGCGGCTGATTTCAGTTTTATACGTGTGGATCTATACTTGTTAGAAAATCACATTTATTTTGGTGAACTGACTAACTATCCCGGAAACGGTTTCGTCCCTTTTCAACCTGAAGAGCTGGAATATAAAGTAGGATCTTGGCTTGACCTCAACAGAGAATTAACGTAA
- a CDS encoding sulfotransferase family 2 domain-containing protein yields MGLLKRNWEELRLYYRYFCRMLGVPGYQVHQIYLSDQGLIYIPIPKNACTSIKHALHEIEFGKRFDANLPEFSDYREHHDYFKKRPFAFTSVSTLQKRTDTTRFALVRDPVKRLISCYRNRVLDLGDLESSQETLKNEGLPINPDLNTFVLNLVEYRHINKSIEHHSRPQYEFLGETIDYLDRIFTLSEISELEEMLQRFKPGLKLRQRKTGGTDITLDDISREALDAAIEFYKKDYKLLGDYFSPDDLSK; encoded by the coding sequence ATGGGTTTATTGAAGCGTAATTGGGAAGAATTACGGCTATATTACCGGTACTTCTGTCGCATGCTGGGAGTTCCTGGTTATCAGGTGCATCAAATATACCTGTCTGATCAAGGACTGATTTATATTCCGATCCCCAAAAATGCCTGCACGTCTATTAAACATGCCCTGCACGAAATAGAATTCGGTAAGCGTTTCGATGCGAACCTTCCGGAATTCAGCGATTATCGGGAGCATCACGACTATTTTAAAAAACGCCCCTTTGCTTTTACGAGCGTATCTACCCTTCAGAAACGAACAGATACGACCCGCTTTGCACTGGTACGGGATCCGGTAAAACGGTTAATCTCTTGCTATCGCAATCGTGTGCTGGATTTAGGTGACTTAGAATCCAGCCAAGAAACACTGAAAAATGAGGGATTGCCAATAAATCCGGACCTCAATACTTTCGTTTTGAATTTAGTAGAATATCGCCATATCAATAAAAGTATTGAGCACCATTCACGTCCTCAATACGAATTTTTGGGCGAAACAATCGATTATTTAGATAGAATTTTTACGCTGAGTGAGATTTCGGAGTTGGAAGAAATGCTTCAGCGTTTTAAGCCCGGTTTAAAGTTACGCCAACGTAAAACAGGGGGAACAGATATTACTCTGGATGACATATCCAGAGAAGCTTTGGATGCGGCTATTGAATTTTATAAGAAAGATTATAAGCTGCTTGGGGACTATTTTAGTCCGGATGACTTATCTAAATAG
- a CDS encoding glycosyltransferase, producing MKQRSKVSFIICSYNRAGYLDDTLQSLVESGLTSQPAELLIIDNNSTDSTPEVVKGYQQQYAKDGNTIRYIKETKQGLSHARNRGIKEAQTPRVVFLDDDIRATKKLIPRWVSFFSSNPNALAAGGKIHVQFDDPRPDWMSHFLLPLLGHHDLGDSPRKYPQNKYPFGGNMGFRKNIFGLLGGFDTELGRKGNQLKASEEKELFRRIRAENIDIHYLPEAKLFHRVNEERLTEEYIRRQAIGLGESIALQVQNEPNQRTEEIVRELLKIIATFLLFFPYAFSLQLPKALMLIKFRKWIAEGYFGINAQTPSP from the coding sequence ATGAAACAGCGTTCAAAAGTTTCTTTTATTATCTGTAGTTATAACCGCGCTGGTTATCTCGACGATACCCTGCAATCCCTCGTGGAGTCCGGCCTTACCAGCCAACCGGCAGAATTGCTTATTATTGATAATAATTCTACCGACTCAACACCGGAAGTCGTTAAAGGTTATCAGCAGCAGTACGCTAAAGATGGTAATACCATCCGATATATCAAAGAGACAAAACAAGGTCTTTCGCATGCCCGAAACCGAGGCATAAAGGAGGCTCAAACTCCACGTGTTGTATTTTTGGATGATGATATACGGGCCACAAAAAAACTAATTCCCCGCTGGGTCTCTTTCTTTTCGAGCAATCCCAATGCCTTGGCGGCCGGCGGCAAAATTCATGTACAATTCGATGATCCGCGTCCCGATTGGATGTCCCATTTTTTATTACCCCTTCTAGGACATCATGATCTTGGTGATTCCCCCAGGAAATATCCTCAAAATAAATATCCCTTTGGCGGTAATATGGGGTTTCGTAAAAATATTTTTGGCCTGCTGGGTGGATTTGATACCGAACTTGGACGCAAAGGTAATCAGCTGAAAGCCAGTGAAGAAAAAGAACTCTTCCGACGGATCAGAGCTGAAAATATAGATATCCACTACCTGCCGGAAGCCAAACTCTTTCACAGGGTTAATGAAGAACGGCTTACCGAGGAATATATTCGCCGACAGGCTATTGGGCTGGGAGAAAGCATCGCCCTACAGGTACAAAATGAACCCAATCAAAGAACTGAAGAAATAGTAAGAGAACTTTTGAAAATAATTGCTACCTTTTTGCTCTTTTTTCCTTATGCATTCTCCTTACAGCTTCCGAAGGCCTTGATGCTCATTAAATTTCGCAAATGGATAGCAGAAGGATATTTTGGGATAAATGCTCAAACTCCTTCCCCATAA
- a CDS encoding NAD(P)H-quinone oxidoreductase, producing the protein MKAIQVQNPGKNSSLAIEEVPTPKPGPNELLVKIKASALNRADLLQRTGNYPPPESASNILGLEMAGTIEKTGREVEQWEAGDRVFGLLAGGGYAQYCTLHENMAMAIPDNLSFNEAAAIPETFLTAFQSLDWLGKLQKQETVLIHAGGSGVGTSAIQLARHLYDAQIITTAGKQYKLDAAKKLGADFAYNYKTQNYAEEIKNNVGPESVDLIIDFIGKPYWHNNMEVLGMDGRVVYLSFLGGHKIEEPSLIPILRKRLTVIGSTLRSRSLDYKASLTKDFAEHCLPLFNKEVLNPFIDSTFNWKNTEEAHQRMQDNKNTGKIILTGM; encoded by the coding sequence ATGAAAGCTATACAAGTTCAAAACCCAGGCAAAAATTCATCTCTCGCTATTGAAGAAGTACCTACCCCAAAGCCGGGTCCGAATGAATTACTGGTTAAAATAAAAGCATCCGCTCTTAACCGCGCCGATCTCCTGCAACGCACCGGAAACTACCCTCCGCCAGAAAGTGCCAGCAATATATTGGGATTAGAAATGGCCGGTACTATTGAAAAGACGGGACGTGAAGTAGAACAGTGGGAAGCCGGAGATCGGGTTTTTGGACTCTTAGCAGGGGGCGGGTATGCCCAATACTGCACGCTCCATGAAAACATGGCAATGGCGATACCCGACAATCTCTCTTTTAACGAAGCCGCGGCTATTCCAGAAACATTTCTAACAGCATTTCAAAGCTTAGACTGGCTGGGCAAACTCCAAAAACAGGAGACTGTGCTGATTCACGCGGGAGGCAGTGGCGTGGGAACCTCTGCCATTCAGTTGGCCCGCCACCTCTATGATGCTCAAATAATTACTACCGCAGGGAAACAATACAAACTGGATGCCGCTAAAAAACTGGGAGCTGACTTTGCCTACAATTACAAGACCCAAAATTACGCTGAAGAAATTAAAAATAATGTCGGTCCCGAATCGGTTGATTTGATTATAGACTTTATTGGCAAGCCCTATTGGCATAATAATATGGAAGTTTTAGGCATGGACGGAAGAGTCGTCTATCTGTCATTTTTAGGTGGCCATAAAATTGAAGAACCAAGTCTGATTCCCATCCTCCGGAAAAGACTCACCGTAATTGGATCCACATTACGTTCCCGCTCTTTAGATTATAAAGCATCTCTCACAAAGGATTTTGCAGAGCATTGCCTACCCCTATTTAACAAAGAAGTTTTAAACCCTTTTATCGATTCAACCTTTAACTGGAAGAATACAGAAGAAGCCCATCAACGAATGCAAGACAACAAAAATACTGGCAAAATTATATTGACCGGTATGTAA
- the hisS gene encoding histidine--tRNA ligase → MAQPTFSTHVGMVDILPDEVGKWQALERIIHEEAKRFNFEEIRTPIMEQTELIARGVGQLTDIVSKEMFAFERGDDQYVLRPECTAPVARAFVEHHLDQRGGTQNLYYIGPMFRAEKPQKGRQRQFHQFGAEIIGADDPAADVDIIALMMAIYDRIGISNTTLKINSVGDPESRKAYTKALKDHFRPNLSELSQISQDRFEKNPLRILDSKEEEDQPYIKDAPIITDFLTEDTADHYARVKELLKELDIPFVEDPHLVRGLDYYTRTAFELISPDLGAQDALGGGGRYDLLIEEVGGQPTPAVGFASGIERLMIACEELGIPLAEEEMLDVYIVTLGEKARKWAVKHLPKLREAGLSASMDYIGRSIKAQMKDADRENARHVIIVGENELNEEKFVLRDMKASEEETYSFENILNQLVN, encoded by the coding sequence ATGGCGCAACCCACGTTTAGTACCCATGTTGGGATGGTGGATATTCTCCCCGATGAAGTAGGAAAATGGCAGGCATTAGAACGTATTATTCACGAAGAGGCAAAAAGATTTAACTTTGAGGAGATTCGAACACCCATTATGGAGCAGACGGAGCTTATTGCCCGTGGTGTGGGGCAGCTGACAGATATTGTCTCTAAAGAGATGTTTGCCTTCGAACGCGGTGATGACCAGTATGTATTGCGCCCCGAATGTACAGCACCGGTTGCGCGCGCTTTTGTTGAGCATCATCTGGACCAGCGTGGAGGTACTCAAAATCTATATTACATCGGGCCGATGTTCCGCGCTGAAAAACCACAAAAAGGGCGCCAACGACAGTTTCACCAGTTCGGAGCTGAAATTATCGGCGCCGACGATCCCGCTGCTGATGTAGATATTATTGCGTTAATGATGGCTATTTATGATCGCATTGGAATTAGCAATACTACCTTGAAGATAAACTCAGTCGGAGATCCGGAAAGCCGTAAAGCCTATACAAAAGCCCTTAAAGATCACTTCCGACCAAATCTTTCCGAGCTAAGCCAAATTTCTCAGGATCGTTTTGAAAAGAACCCTCTTCGAATACTAGATTCTAAAGAAGAGGAAGATCAGCCTTATATCAAAGACGCACCAATTATTACCGATTTCCTGACCGAAGACACAGCTGATCATTATGCACGGGTCAAAGAATTATTGAAAGAACTTGATATACCTTTTGTAGAAGATCCACACCTGGTACGCGGACTTGATTACTATACCCGTACAGCCTTTGAGCTCATCAGTCCTGATCTGGGTGCCCAGGATGCCCTCGGCGGTGGCGGACGCTATGATCTGCTGATTGAAGAGGTAGGTGGTCAACCAACTCCCGCAGTGGGATTCGCTTCTGGTATAGAACGGTTAATGATCGCCTGCGAAGAACTGGGGATTCCTTTAGCTGAAGAAGAGATGCTTGATGTCTATATTGTAACGCTTGGAGAAAAAGCTCGTAAATGGGCTGTTAAACATCTACCCAAATTGCGTGAAGCAGGCCTTTCAGCTTCCATGGACTATATCGGGCGTTCTATCAAAGCCCAAATGAAAGATGCCGACCGTGAGAACGCCCGGCATGTCATTATCGTTGGAGAAAATGAACTCAATGAAGAAAAATTTGTACTCCGCGATATGAAGGCCAGTGAAGAAGAAACCTATAGTTTTGAAAATATCCTAAACCAGCTAGTCAATTGA
- a CDS encoding YfhO family protein, giving the protein MDKQKKQTLKEDFISTLSRSKQHWIALSVLFLLPLILYSAIFFGGHQFLGNDVLQYRAGAESVIQHMEAHDGEHPNWASNMFSGMPSYVLHNPSSPPNIDSFFKWVGGDTHPLPFFWILLSGAYFFFVIQGVRPFSAALGSILIGFTTYLPIIIEAGHYGKFMSFSFVPWMFAGYYMVSRSSRKLAAFFIFALAMALQLRANHPQITYYFLYLLGFWWIYDSWMAYKKEDIKDWLERTGIAFGAGVLAIICSIDIYWRLYEYSQYSMRGGSSLGSSQTSGLSLDYAFSWSQGVGELLTLIIPGIYGGSSSEAYWGPKTFTSGPHYLGAIAFVLALIGLFRYRKKIKYVFFGVGTLTLLFSLGNNFLFLNEFAFNYIPLFDKFRVPETWLIATVFCYSVLAVYGIEALFDIAQNKKASLKKLYLPLGIALALGILFSLASDTLLSFDKPGEMDQYAQQVAQQNNVSPENPQVRQQIENFINTRVKPERREMASSDSIRYLVIVLLAGALIWLLVRKKISKGYFLIGLLLLTAYDMLSIGNRYVSEDQMVPKRLEAEQLIRQQQTEVDRFIMKNIESDEGYPYRVYPRADNAFNNAIPSYFYPTIGGYTGAKLGHYQDLIDYLLMDGNRGFNDPILDMLNVKYITIQQSLTFSGYTEVESQDAKRVYRNDDVLPKAFFVDSVITVNSPRQAAERMQPQSNFTPATTAIVESSDAITATPDTNAQVSVTTYNSKTIELETSSSEKGFLVLSEIYYPAGWEATIDGEEAKIYKTNFVLRGLQVPAGEHTIRMTFEPASSLWGKRIAWAGHILLWIAGGMTLIGIYRSD; this is encoded by the coding sequence TTGGATAAACAAAAGAAGCAAACCCTGAAGGAAGATTTTATCTCAACCCTATCCCGGTCGAAACAACACTGGATAGCTCTTTCTGTTCTCTTTCTGCTTCCGCTTATCCTTTATTCGGCTATCTTTTTTGGGGGACACCAATTTTTGGGCAATGATGTGCTGCAGTACCGCGCCGGGGCAGAATCCGTCATTCAACATATGGAAGCGCACGACGGTGAACATCCCAATTGGGCTTCCAATATGTTTTCCGGGATGCCTTCTTACGTGCTCCATAATCCTTCGTCCCCTCCGAACATTGACAGTTTTTTTAAATGGGTTGGAGGTGATACCCATCCTCTTCCTTTTTTCTGGATCTTGCTCAGTGGAGCATACTTTTTCTTTGTTATACAGGGAGTACGACCATTTTCGGCGGCGTTGGGATCTATTCTCATTGGATTTACGACCTACCTTCCAATTATTATTGAAGCAGGGCACTACGGCAAATTCATGTCCTTTTCCTTTGTACCCTGGATGTTTGCCGGTTACTATATGGTATCCCGTTCCAGTCGCAAATTAGCAGCGTTTTTTATCTTCGCCCTTGCTATGGCGTTACAGCTAAGGGCTAATCATCCCCAAATTACCTATTACTTTTTATACCTGCTCGGTTTTTGGTGGATATATGACAGCTGGATGGCTTATAAAAAAGAGGATATTAAAGATTGGCTCGAACGGACAGGTATCGCCTTTGGTGCTGGGGTACTTGCTATAATTTGCAGTATCGATATATACTGGCGGCTCTATGAGTATTCCCAGTACAGCATGCGAGGGGGATCTTCACTGGGAAGTTCACAAACTAGTGGACTTTCACTCGACTATGCTTTCAGCTGGTCCCAGGGGGTTGGAGAGCTTCTGACACTCATCATCCCCGGCATTTACGGAGGATCATCCAGCGAAGCATACTGGGGACCAAAAACGTTTACAAGTGGACCTCATTATCTGGGAGCCATAGCCTTCGTACTGGCCTTGATTGGGTTATTTCGTTATCGAAAAAAAATAAAGTATGTCTTTTTTGGAGTCGGTACGCTGACCCTTCTCTTTTCTCTGGGAAATAATTTTCTGTTCCTTAATGAGTTTGCATTTAATTATATCCCCTTATTTGACAAATTCCGTGTGCCAGAGACATGGCTCATCGCCACGGTTTTCTGCTATTCTGTTCTGGCTGTTTATGGAATAGAGGCTCTATTCGATATTGCCCAAAATAAGAAAGCATCTCTTAAAAAATTATACTTGCCGCTGGGAATTGCCCTTGCACTCGGTATCCTGTTCTCACTGGCCAGCGATACTTTACTCTCCTTTGATAAGCCCGGGGAAATGGATCAGTATGCACAACAGGTAGCTCAGCAAAATAATGTTTCTCCGGAGAATCCCCAGGTGCGTCAGCAGATTGAAAACTTTATTAATACCCGGGTAAAGCCAGAGCGCAGGGAAATGGCAAGTAGTGATTCCATACGTTACCTTGTAATCGTTCTGCTGGCGGGAGCACTTATCTGGCTGCTCGTAAGAAAAAAAATAAGCAAGGGATATTTCTTAATCGGACTACTTTTACTTACTGCCTACGATATGCTAAGTATAGGCAACCGCTATGTTAGCGAAGACCAAATGGTTCCCAAACGCCTGGAAGCAGAACAGCTGATCCGCCAGCAACAGACAGAAGTCGATCGGTTTATCATGAAAAATATCGAGTCAGATGAAGGGTATCCATACCGAGTTTATCCACGGGCTGATAATGCATTTAACAATGCTATCCCCTCCTACTTCTATCCAACTATTGGCGGATATACCGGTGCAAAGCTGGGACATTACCAAGATCTTATCGATTACCTTTTGATGGATGGCAATAGGGGTTTCAATGATCCCATACTCGACATGCTGAATGTTAAGTATATCACCATACAGCAGTCTCTTACCTTCAGTGGTTATACCGAGGTAGAAAGTCAGGATGCCAAGCGTGTTTATCGGAATGACGACGTACTACCTAAAGCGTTTTTTGTAGATTCAGTTATAACTGTTAACAGCCCGCGACAAGCTGCTGAAAGAATGCAGCCCCAATCGAACTTCACCCCTGCCACAACCGCTATTGTAGAAAGCAGTGATGCAATCACTGCTACCCCCGACACTAATGCCCAGGTTTCTGTAACAACGTACAATTCCAAAACAATAGAGTTAGAGACCTCATCTTCTGAGAAAGGGTTCCTGGTACTCAGCGAAATCTATTATCCGGCGGGATGGGAGGCAACTATTGATGGAGAGGAAGCCAAAATTTACAAAACTAACTTTGTTTTACGCGGACTTCAGGTTCCGGCTGGAGAACACACCATCCGCATGACATTCGAACCTGCTTCCAGTTTGTGGGGAAAACGTATCGCCTGGGCGGGTCATATCCTATTGTGGATTGCCGGAGGCATGACCTTGATCGGCATTTACCGATCTGATTAA
- a CDS encoding glycosyltransferase: MDKPLVSAVITTHNRLQLLPRALDSVVVQSYDNIELIVVDDGSHQSALPIVEPYYDAISLHYIRNEAPMGACKARNQGIEEASGDFIAGLDDDDAWTEDRIEKLIEAYSDEYAFVTSDVRMMYKKGVPVWQKPEVITLEDLLYTNYVGNQGLIKKERIQAVGGFDESLDAAQDYDLWIRLAEEYGPIRNVQEPLQEVYLQHGGERISNPRDQLRGYLKFYQKHKDKMNKRQRKYQLYNIRKATGKVTGFTDLVGWVPPHRYWKEAKSWLAEKLFTT, encoded by the coding sequence ATGGATAAACCATTGGTATCGGCTGTGATTACAACCCACAACCGGTTACAGCTCTTGCCACGGGCCCTCGATTCGGTAGTTGTACAGAGTTATGATAACATAGAATTAATCGTAGTTGATGATGGTTCTCATCAGTCAGCCCTGCCTATTGTCGAACCTTATTACGATGCTATTTCTCTTCACTATATTCGCAATGAGGCTCCTATGGGAGCATGTAAAGCGCGGAATCAGGGAATAGAAGAAGCTTCTGGAGATTTTATCGCAGGACTTGATGACGATGATGCATGGACAGAAGATCGTATAGAAAAACTGATAGAGGCATATTCTGATGAGTATGCATTTGTAACTTCGGATGTGCGCATGATGTACAAGAAAGGAGTTCCTGTCTGGCAGAAGCCTGAAGTGATAACGCTTGAAGATCTCCTGTATACCAACTATGTCGGCAATCAGGGATTGATAAAAAAAGAGCGCATACAGGCCGTGGGCGGATTTGATGAATCCCTGGATGCCGCACAGGACTATGACCTATGGATTCGATTGGCAGAAGAATACGGACCCATTCGAAATGTGCAGGAGCCTTTACAGGAGGTATACTTGCAACATGGTGGGGAGCGTATTTCTAACCCTAGGGATCAGCTCAGAGGTTATTTAAAGTTTTATCAGAAACACAAGGATAAGATGAATAAGAGACAGCGCAAGTATCAGCTGTATAATATCCGGAAGGCAACAGGGAAGGTAACCGGTTTTACCGATTTAGTGGGATGGGTACCTCCCCATCGCTATTGGAAGGAGGCAAAAAGTTGGCTTGCGGAAAAACTTTTTACTACTTAA